The Streptomyces sp. NBC_01244 genome contains a region encoding:
- a CDS encoding ABC-F family ATP-binding cassette domain-containing protein yields the protein MGHLEASHLEYYLPDGRVLLPDVSFRVGEGSVVALVGANGAGKTTLLKMISGELQPHGGSVTVSGGLGVMSQFVGSVRDETTVRDLLVSVAQPRIREAAKAVDRAEQLILTVDDEPAQMAYAQALSDWADVQGYEAETLWDVCTMAALAIPYDSAQFREVRTLSGGEQKRLVLEALLRGPDEVLLLDEPDNYLDVPGKRWLEEQLAATRKTVLFVSHDRELLTQAAEKIISLEASPNGSDVWVHGEGFGTFHAARKERFARFEELKRRWDEEHARLKALVLRLRGQAAISPDMASRYHAMQTRFKKFEEAGPPPEPPREQDIKMRLKGGRTGVRALTVENLELTGLMKPFSLEVFYGERVAVLGSNGSGKSHFLRLMAGEDVKHTGTWKLGARVVPGHFAQTHAHPELFGRTLVDILWTEAAKPLGQAMGALRRYELERQGEQPFERLSGGQQARFQILLLELAGTTALLLDEPTDNLDLESAEALQDGLEAYDGTVLCVTHDRWFARTFDRYLVFGSDGVVRETTEPVWDERRVERKR from the coding sequence ATGGGACATCTCGAAGCCAGCCACCTGGAGTACTACCTTCCCGACGGGCGGGTCCTGCTCCCCGACGTCTCCTTCCGGGTGGGGGAGGGGTCGGTCGTCGCCCTGGTCGGGGCGAACGGGGCCGGCAAGACCACGCTGCTGAAGATGATCTCCGGTGAGCTCCAGCCGCACGGCGGCTCCGTCACCGTGAGCGGCGGGCTGGGCGTGATGTCGCAGTTCGTGGGCTCGGTCCGCGACGAGACGACCGTACGGGACCTGCTGGTCTCGGTGGCCCAGCCGCGGATCCGGGAGGCCGCCAAGGCGGTGGACCGGGCCGAGCAGCTGATCCTGACGGTGGACGACGAGCCCGCCCAGATGGCCTACGCGCAGGCGCTCAGCGACTGGGCCGACGTGCAGGGGTACGAGGCGGAGACCCTGTGGGACGTCTGCACGATGGCCGCGCTGGCGATCCCGTACGACTCGGCGCAGTTCCGCGAGGTGCGCACGCTCTCGGGCGGTGAGCAGAAGCGGCTGGTCCTGGAGGCGCTGCTGCGCGGGCCGGACGAGGTGCTGCTGCTCGACGAGCCGGACAACTACCTGGACGTCCCGGGCAAGCGGTGGCTGGAGGAGCAGCTGGCGGCCACCCGCAAGACGGTGCTCTTCGTCAGCCACGACCGTGAGCTGCTGACCCAGGCCGCCGAGAAGATCATCAGCCTGGAGGCGAGCCCGAACGGCTCCGACGTCTGGGTGCACGGCGAGGGCTTCGGCACGTTCCACGCCGCCCGCAAGGAGCGCTTCGCGCGATTCGAGGAGCTCAAGCGGCGCTGGGACGAGGAGCACGCCCGGCTGAAGGCCCTGGTGCTGCGACTGCGCGGCCAGGCCGCGATCAGCCCGGACATGGCCTCGCGGTACCACGCGATGCAGACCCGCTTCAAGAAGTTCGAGGAGGCCGGTCCGCCGCCCGAGCCGCCGCGCGAGCAGGACATCAAGATGCGGCTCAAGGGCGGCCGTACGGGCGTGCGCGCGCTCACCGTCGAGAACCTGGAGCTCACCGGGCTGATGAAGCCCTTCTCCCTGGAGGTCTTCTACGGGGAGCGGGTCGCGGTCCTGGGCTCGAACGGCTCCGGGAAGTCCCACTTCCTGCGCCTGATGGCGGGGGAGGACGTCAAGCACACGGGTACGTGGAAGCTCGGCGCCCGCGTGGTCCCCGGCCACTTCGCGCAGACCCACGCCCACCCCGAGCTGTTCGGCCGCACGCTCGTCGACATCCTGTGGACGGAGGCGGCCAAGCCGCTGGGCCAGGCGATGGGTGCCCTGCGCCGCTACGAGCTGGAGCGCCAGGGCGAGCAGCCCTTCGAGAGGCTCTCGGGCGGCCAGCAGGCGCGTTTCCAGATCCTGCTGCTGGAGCTCGCGGGTACGACGGCGCTGCTCCTGGACGAGCCGACGGACAACCTGGACCTGGAATCGGCGGAAGCACTGCAGGACGGGCTGGAGGCGTACGACGGCACTGTGCTGTGCGTCACGCACGACCGGTGGTTCGCCCGCACATTTGACCGTTACCTGGTCTTCGGTTCAGACGGTGTTGTGCGAGAGACTACGGAACCCGTCTGGGACGAACGTAGGGTCGAGCGGAAGCGCTAG
- a CDS encoding glycosyltransferase family 87 protein, translated as MKWDSPSSWDRGVAWLLRPAPRSWRFVGLVILLSVAVSASLRVNWGSDNAFVVKAADALLAGVSPYEDKRFLYLPSAVIMAIPEALLPAPLLRCVLPLGMTGLVGLGWWASLRLFSVPVRSRLAVGGFGLFALAYKPYINLVLIGNWTAISAAALPVALLLAHRKHWAAAGLVVGLAIACKPMLVPLGLLFLLARQWRGLALAVGVPVGLSLAGALMMPHPMLFFTKTLPFLLQGQDSYALPWDASPIAALPRLGVPAPLAVALAFAGAGCGLWATWRRWRRPVEADGDAGELRLVETACMVMLAAFLVSRPSFDHYLIVVLPLLLASGVRPGSMPRSPWFWVALVPQTAGIPWPSEFEAKRRAFRDMVTLCALAGLLARRALRPIRVTLELVRTTGSPPRTEPECAATPVQTGSRTAF; from the coding sequence ATGAAGTGGGACAGCCCGTCCTCCTGGGACCGGGGGGTGGCCTGGCTGCTGCGGCCGGCCCCCCGGTCCTGGCGGTTCGTGGGGCTGGTCATCCTGCTGTCGGTGGCCGTCTCGGCGAGCCTGCGGGTGAACTGGGGCTCGGACAACGCCTTCGTGGTCAAGGCGGCCGACGCGCTGCTCGCCGGGGTGTCCCCGTACGAGGACAAGCGGTTCCTCTACCTGCCCAGCGCCGTGATCATGGCGATTCCCGAGGCCCTGCTGCCGGCGCCGCTGCTGCGCTGCGTGCTGCCGCTCGGGATGACCGGGCTCGTCGGGCTCGGCTGGTGGGCCTCGCTGCGGCTGTTCTCCGTACCGGTGCGCTCGCGGCTCGCGGTCGGCGGTTTCGGGCTGTTCGCGCTGGCCTACAAGCCGTACATCAACCTCGTGCTGATCGGGAACTGGACGGCCATCTCGGCCGCCGCCCTGCCGGTGGCGCTGCTGCTGGCGCACCGCAAGCACTGGGCCGCGGCCGGGCTGGTGGTGGGACTCGCCATCGCGTGCAAGCCGATGCTGGTGCCGCTCGGGCTGCTCTTCCTGCTGGCACGGCAGTGGCGGGGGCTGGCCCTGGCGGTGGGCGTGCCGGTGGGGCTGTCGCTGGCGGGGGCGCTGATGATGCCGCACCCGATGCTGTTCTTCACCAAGACCCTGCCGTTCCTGTTGCAGGGCCAGGATTCCTACGCGCTGCCCTGGGACGCCTCGCCGATCGCCGCGCTGCCCCGGCTGGGGGTGCCGGCGCCGCTGGCGGTCGCGCTGGCCTTCGCGGGGGCCGGGTGCGGGCTGTGGGCGACCTGGCGGCGGTGGCGCAGGCCGGTCGAGGCGGACGGCGACGCGGGCGAGCTGAGGCTGGTGGAGACGGCCTGCATGGTGATGCTCGCCGCGTTCCTGGTGTCCCGCCCCTCCTTCGACCACTACCTGATCGTGGTGCTCCCGCTGCTGCTGGCTTCGGGGGTGCGGCCGGGCTCGATGCCGCGCTCGCCCTGGTTCTGGGTGGCCCTGGTGCCCCAGACCGCGGGCATCCCGTGGCCCTCGGAGTTCGAGGCCAAGAGGCGGGCATTCAGGGACATGGTGACCCTGTGCGCGCTCGCCGGACTGCTGGCGCGGCGAGCACTGCGTCCGATCCGGGTTACTCTGGAACTCGTACGAACTACGGGGTCCCCACCCAGGACCGAACCGGAGTGCGCCGCGACCCCCGTTCAGACGGGATCGCGGACCGCGTTTTGA
- the rplQ gene encoding 50S ribosomal protein L17, translating to MPRPAKGARLGGSAAHEKHLLANLAKALFEHGRITTTEAKARRLRPYAERLVTKAKKGDIHNRRLVLQTITDKSIVHTLFTEIAPRYENRPGGYTRITKIGNRRGDNAPMAVIELVEALTVAQQATGEAEAATKRAVKEAEATEAPAAEETKEA from the coding sequence ATGCCGCGTCCCGCAAAGGGTGCCCGTCTGGGCGGCAGCGCCGCGCACGAGAAGCACCTCCTCGCGAACCTCGCGAAGGCGCTCTTCGAGCACGGCCGCATCACCACCACCGAGGCCAAGGCCCGTCGCCTGCGTCCCTACGCCGAGCGTCTGGTGACCAAGGCCAAGAAGGGCGACATCCACAACCGTCGCCTGGTGCTGCAGACGATCACGGACAAGAGCATCGTGCACACGCTGTTCACCGAGATCGCCCCGCGCTACGAGAACCGCCCCGGTGGTTACACGCGCATCACCAAGATCGGCAACCGTCGTGGCGACAACGCCCCGATGGCCGTGATCGAGCTGGTCGAGGCCCTCACGGTCGCCCAGCAGGCCACTGGTGAGGCCGAGGCCGCCACCAAGCGCGCCGTGAAGGAGGCGGAGGCCACTGAGGCTCCCGCCGCCGAGGAGACCAAGGAGGCCTGA
- the rplM gene encoding 50S ribosomal protein L13, with amino-acid sequence MRTFSPKPGDISRQWHVIDAQDVVLGRLATQAATLLRGKHKPTYAPHMDMGDFVIIINADKVHLSGNKATQKMAYRHSGFPGGLRSVRYDDLLANNPEKAVEKAIKGMIPKNTLGRQMLSKLKVYSGDVHPHAAQQPVPFEITQVAQ; translated from the coding sequence GTGCGTACGTTCAGCCCCAAGCCCGGCGACATCTCGCGCCAGTGGCACGTCATCGACGCCCAGGACGTTGTCCTCGGCCGTCTGGCGACCCAGGCCGCTACCCTCCTGCGGGGTAAGCACAAGCCGACTTACGCCCCCCACATGGACATGGGCGACTTTGTCATCATCATCAACGCCGACAAGGTCCACCTGTCCGGCAACAAGGCGACCCAGAAGATGGCGTACCGCCACTCCGGTTTCCCGGGTGGTCTGCGTTCGGTCCGCTACGACGACCTCCTGGCGAACAACCCGGAGAAGGCCGTCGAGAAGGCCATCAAGGGCATGATCCCCAAGAACACCCTGGGCCGTCAGATGCTCTCGAAGCTGAAGGTCTACTCGGGCGATGTGCACCCCCACGCTGCTCAGCAGCCGGTGCCGTTCGAGATCACCCAGGTCGCGCAGTAG
- a CDS encoding DNA-directed RNA polymerase subunit alpha: protein MLIAQRPSLTEEVVDEYRSRFVIEPLEPGFGYTLGNSLRRTLLSSIPGAAVTSIRVDGVLHEFTTVPGVKEDVTDIILNIKQLVVSSEHDEPVVMYLRKQGPGLVTAADIAPPAGVEVHNPDLVLATLNGKGKLEMELTVERGRGYVSAVQNKQLGQEIGRIPIDSIYSPVLKVTYKVEATRVEQRTDFDKLIVDVETKQAMRPRDAMASAGKTLVELFGLARELNIDAEGIDMGPSPTDAALAADLALPIEELELTVRSYNCLKREGIHSVGELVARSEADLLDIRNFGAKSIDEVKAKLAGMGLALKDSPPGFDPTAAADAFGADDDADAGFVETEQY from the coding sequence ATGCTTATCGCTCAGCGCCCCTCGCTGACCGAAGAGGTCGTAGACGAGTACCGCTCGCGGTTCGTGATCGAGCCGCTCGAGCCGGGCTTCGGCTACACCCTCGGCAACTCGCTCCGCCGCACGCTCCTGTCCTCGATCCCGGGTGCCGCTGTCACCAGCATCCGCGTGGACGGCGTCCTGCACGAGTTCACCACCGTGCCGGGTGTCAAGGAAGACGTCACCGACATCATCCTCAACATCAAGCAGCTGGTCGTCTCCTCGGAGCACGACGAGCCGGTCGTGATGTACCTGCGCAAGCAGGGTCCCGGCCTGGTCACCGCTGCCGACATCGCGCCCCCGGCCGGTGTCGAGGTGCACAACCCGGACCTGGTCCTCGCCACGCTCAACGGCAAGGGCAAGCTGGAGATGGAGCTGACCGTCGAGCGCGGTCGCGGCTACGTCTCCGCCGTCCAGAACAAGCAGCTGGGCCAGGAGATCGGTCGCATCCCGATCGACTCCATCTACAGCCCGGTCCTCAAGGTCACCTACAAGGTCGAGGCGACCCGAGTCGAGCAGCGCACCGACTTCGACAAGCTGATCGTCGACGTCGAGACCAAGCAGGCCATGCGCCCGCGCGACGCCATGGCGTCCGCCGGCAAGACCCTGGTCGAGCTGTTCGGTCTGGCCCGCGAGCTCAACATCGACGCCGAGGGCATCGACATGGGCCCCTCGCCGACGGACGCGGCCCTGGCCGCTGATCTCGCCCTGCCGATCGAGGAGCTCGAGCTCACCGTTCGGTCGTACAACTGCCTCAAGCGCGAGGGCATCCACTCCGTGGGTGAGCTCGTCGCCCGCTCCGAGGCCGACCTGCTCGACATCCGCAACTTCGGTGCGAAGTCGATCGACGAGGTCAAGGCGAAGCTGGCCGGCATGGGCCTGGCCCTCAAGGACAGCCCGCCCGGATTCGACCCGACCGCCGCTGCCGACGCCTTCGGCGCCGACGACGACGCGGACGCCGGTTTCGTCGAGACCGAGCAGTACTAA
- the truA gene encoding tRNA pseudouridine(38-40) synthase TruA — MSDEVEPGHVRVRLDLSYDGKDFSGWAKQRVLRTVQGELESALQTVMRLPDPVELTVAGRTDAGVHARGQVAQFDVRDEVWAEHRDKLLRRLAGRLPHDVRVWKAAEAPAGFNARFSAIWRRYAYRVGDHQAGVDPLRRGHVLWYQWPLDVDAMNEAAAALVGEHDFAAYCKKREGATTIRTLQQLSWERDAEGIITATVRADAFCHNMVRSLVGALLHVGDGHRTTDWPGKVLAAAVRDSSVHVVKPHGLTLEEVGYPADELLAARSKEARNLRTLPGAGCC, encoded by the coding sequence GTGAGTGACGAGGTGGAGCCCGGGCACGTCCGGGTCAGGCTGGACCTGAGTTACGACGGCAAGGACTTCTCCGGCTGGGCGAAGCAGCGCGTGCTGCGGACCGTCCAGGGCGAGCTGGAGTCGGCCCTGCAGACCGTGATGCGGCTGCCCGACCCGGTGGAGCTGACCGTGGCCGGCCGGACCGACGCGGGTGTGCACGCGCGCGGACAGGTCGCGCAGTTCGACGTACGGGACGAGGTGTGGGCCGAGCACCGGGACAAGCTGCTGCGCCGCCTCGCCGGGCGGCTGCCGCACGACGTACGGGTGTGGAAGGCCGCCGAGGCCCCCGCCGGGTTCAACGCGCGGTTCTCCGCGATCTGGCGCCGCTACGCCTACCGCGTCGGCGACCACCAGGCCGGGGTGGACCCGCTGCGCCGCGGACACGTGCTCTGGTACCAGTGGCCGCTCGACGTGGACGCCATGAACGAGGCCGCCGCCGCACTGGTCGGGGAGCACGACTTCGCCGCGTACTGCAAGAAGCGCGAGGGGGCCACGACGATCCGTACGCTCCAGCAGCTCAGCTGGGAGCGGGACGCGGAGGGCATCATCACCGCGACCGTCCGCGCCGACGCCTTCTGCCACAACATGGTGCGCTCGCTGGTCGGCGCCCTGCTGCACGTGGGCGACGGCCACCGGACGACCGACTGGCCCGGGAAGGTGCTGGCCGCGGCCGTACGGGACTCCTCGGTGCACGTGGTCAAGCCGCACGGGCTGACGCTGGAGGAGGTCGGCTACCCCGCCGACGAGCTGCTGGCCGCCCGCAGCAAGGAAGCACGGAACCTGCGGACGCTGCCGGGAGCCGGCTGCTGCTAA
- the rpsI gene encoding 30S ribosomal protein S9, translating into MAETTAETTPVEEFEGNVEEYTTETADVVEGDYTSESLAGRFGDPQPAAGLGRRKNAIARVRIVPGTGKWKINGRTLEDYFPNKVHQQEVNEPFKLLELDNRYDVIARISGGGVSGQAGALRLGVARALNEADQDNNRPALKKAGFLSRDDRAVERKKAGLKKARKAPQYSKR; encoded by the coding sequence GTGGCCGAGACCACCGCCGAGACGACCCCCGTCGAAGAGTTCGAGGGCAACGTCGAGGAGTACACCACCGAGACCGCGGACGTAGTCGAGGGTGACTACACGTCCGAGTCCCTTGCCGGTCGCTTCGGTGACCCCCAGCCGGCCGCCGGCCTGGGCCGTCGCAAGAACGCCATCGCCCGCGTCCGGATCGTTCCGGGCACCGGCAAGTGGAAGATCAACGGTCGCACCCTTGAGGACTACTTCCCCAACAAGGTGCACCAGCAGGAAGTCAACGAGCCGTTCAAGCTGCTCGAGCTCGACAACCGCTACGACGTCATCGCCCGCATCTCGGGTGGCGGCGTGTCCGGCCAGGCCGGCGCCCTGCGCCTCGGTGTGGCCCGTGCGCTGAACGAGGCGGACCAGGACAACAACCGCCCGGCGCTGAAGAAGGCCGGCTTCCTCTCCCGCGACGACCGTGCGGTCGAGCGCAAGAAGGCCGGTCTCAAGAAGGCCCGTAAGGCTCCGCAGTACAGCAAGCGTTAA
- the coaA gene encoding type I pantothenate kinase gives MDLTRAEWSALRERTPLPLTADEVERLRGLGDVIDLDEVRDVYLPLSRLLNLYVGATSNLRGTLNTFLGDAGNGHGAQQGTPFVIGVAGSVAVGKSTVARLLQALLARWPEHPRVELVTTDGFLYPMKELERRGLTARKGFPESYDRRALTRFVADIKAGKDEVKAPVYSHLIYDIVPGEELVVRRPDILIVEGLNVLQPAMPGKDGRTRVGLADYFDFSVYVDARPEDIERWYLNRFRKLRETAFQNPFSYFRKYTQVSEEEALEYAQTMWRTINKPNLLENVAPTRGRATLVVRKGPDHKVQKLSLRKL, from the coding sequence GTGGACCTCACCCGTGCCGAGTGGAGCGCCCTGCGCGAGCGGACCCCGCTCCCGCTGACGGCCGACGAGGTCGAGCGGCTGCGCGGACTGGGCGATGTCATCGACCTCGACGAGGTCCGCGACGTCTACCTGCCGCTCTCCCGCCTGCTGAACCTGTACGTCGGCGCCACCAGCAATCTGCGCGGCACCCTCAACACCTTCCTCGGCGACGCCGGCAACGGCCACGGCGCGCAGCAGGGCACCCCCTTCGTCATAGGGGTCGCCGGCTCGGTCGCCGTGGGCAAGTCCACGGTGGCCCGTCTCCTCCAGGCGCTGCTGGCCCGCTGGCCGGAGCACCCGCGCGTGGAGCTGGTCACCACCGACGGCTTCCTGTACCCGATGAAGGAGCTGGAGCGGCGCGGGCTGACCGCCCGCAAGGGGTTCCCGGAGTCCTACGACCGCCGGGCGCTGACCCGCTTCGTCGCCGACATCAAGGCGGGCAAGGACGAGGTCAAGGCCCCCGTCTACTCCCACCTGATCTACGACATCGTCCCCGGCGAGGAGCTCGTCGTACGCCGTCCCGACATCCTGATCGTCGAGGGGCTCAACGTCCTGCAGCCCGCCATGCCCGGCAAGGACGGCCGCACCCGGGTCGGTCTCGCCGACTACTTCGACTTCAGCGTGTACGTGGACGCCCGCCCCGAGGACATCGAGCGCTGGTACCTCAACCGGTTCCGCAAGCTCCGCGAGACGGCGTTCCAGAACCCCTTCTCCTACTTCCGCAAGTACACCCAGGTCTCCGAGGAGGAGGCACTGGAGTACGCGCAGACGATGTGGCGGACCATCAACAAGCCCAACCTGCTGGAGAACGTGGCCCCGACCCGCGGCCGCGCCACCCTCGTCGTCCGCAAGGGCCCGGACCACAAGGTGCAGAAGCTGAGTCTGCGCAAGCTCTGA
- the rpsM gene encoding 30S ribosomal protein S13, which produces MARVSGVDIPREKRVEIALTYVFGVGRTRSKEILAATGVNPDTRVRDLAEEDLVKIREYVDANLRTEGDLRREIQADIRRKVEIQCYQGVRHRRGLPVHGQRTSTNARTRKGPRRAIAGKKKPGKK; this is translated from the coding sequence ATGGCACGCGTTTCCGGTGTTGACATCCCGCGCGAAAAGCGTGTGGAGATCGCACTTACCTACGTCTTCGGTGTCGGTCGCACCCGGTCCAAGGAAATCCTTGCGGCCACCGGTGTGAACCCCGACACCCGCGTTCGTGACCTGGCCGAAGAGGACCTGGTCAAGATCCGCGAGTACGTGGACGCCAACCTCCGCACCGAGGGTGACCTCCGCCGCGAGATCCAGGCCGACATCCGCCGCAAGGTCGAGATCCAGTGCTACCAGGGTGTTCGCCACCGTCGTGGCCTGCCCGTGCACGGTCAGCGCACCAGCACGAACGCCCGTACCCGCAAGGGTCCGCGTCGCGCGATCGCCGGTAAGAAGAAGCCGGGCAAGAAGTAG
- the rpmJ gene encoding 50S ribosomal protein L36: protein MKVKPSVKKICDKCKVIRRHGRVMVICDNLRHKQRQG from the coding sequence ATGAAGGTCAAGCCGAGCGTCAAGAAGATCTGCGACAAGTGCAAGGTGATCCGCCGTCACGGTCGGGTCATGGTCATCTGCGACAACCTGCGCCACAAGCAGCGCCAGGGCTGA
- a CDS encoding DUF389 domain-containing protein — translation MLHLRMIIPSDRTDAVVKIVERTVGTTHLAVLPGAARIPPGDIVLCDVAREAGDELLHELRQLGIDKDGSIAVENIDLSLSDRADRAEEEAPGEAADAVLWEQLSEATHEESTLTITYSAFMIVATMIAACGVVLDNAILIVGAMAVGPEFGPLAGVCTAVVQRAPKLAVRSLIALLVGFAAAMVATTVFTLVMDALGLFHHDMLDKPRPNTSFIWQPDLFSFVVAVLAGIAGVLSLTSAKSGALVGVAISVTTVPAAANAAVALGYGEFGQMSGSIQQLLLNLFGIMLAGVLTLLCQKLLWRSQRGRWRRTPAKA, via the coding sequence ATGCTGCATCTACGGATGATCATTCCGTCGGATCGGACCGACGCCGTGGTCAAGATCGTCGAGAGGACGGTCGGCACCACCCATCTGGCCGTGCTGCCCGGCGCCGCCCGCATCCCCCCGGGCGACATCGTGCTGTGCGACGTCGCGCGCGAGGCGGGCGACGAGCTCCTGCACGAGCTCCGGCAGCTCGGCATCGACAAGGACGGGTCGATCGCGGTCGAGAACATCGACCTGTCCCTCTCGGACCGCGCCGACCGGGCCGAGGAGGAGGCCCCGGGCGAGGCCGCCGACGCCGTCCTGTGGGAGCAGTTGAGCGAGGCGACCCACGAGGAGTCCACCCTCACCATCACCTACAGCGCCTTCATGATCGTCGCGACGATGATCGCGGCCTGCGGTGTGGTCCTCGACAACGCCATCCTCATCGTGGGCGCGATGGCGGTCGGACCGGAGTTCGGCCCGCTCGCCGGCGTCTGCACCGCCGTGGTGCAGCGCGCCCCCAAGCTGGCCGTCCGCTCGCTGATCGCCCTGCTGGTGGGCTTCGCCGCCGCGATGGTCGCGACCACCGTCTTCACCCTGGTCATGGACGCGCTCGGCCTGTTCCACCACGACATGCTGGACAAGCCCCGCCCCAACACCAGCTTCATCTGGCAGCCGGACCTGTTCTCGTTCGTCGTGGCCGTGCTCGCCGGCATCGCCGGGGTGCTGTCCCTGACCTCGGCGAAGTCCGGCGCGCTGGTCGGCGTCGCGATCTCGGTGACCACGGTCCCGGCGGCCGCCAACGCGGCCGTGGCCCTCGGCTACGGCGAGTTCGGCCAGATGTCGGGCTCCATCCAGCAGCTGCTGCTGAACCTCTTCGGCATCATGCTGGCCGGCGTCCTGACCCTGCTCTGCCAGAAGCTCCTGTGGCGCTCCCAGCGGGGCCGCTGGAGGCGTACGCCGGCCAAGGCCTGA
- the rpsK gene encoding 30S ribosomal protein S11, giving the protein MPPKGRQGAAKKVRRKEKKNVAHGHAHIKSTFNNTIVSITDPAGNVISWASAGHVGFKGSRKSTPFAAQMAAESAARRAQEHGMRKVDVFVKGPGSGRETAIRSLQATGLEVGSIQDVTPTPHNGCRPPKRRRV; this is encoded by the coding sequence ATGCCCCCCAAGGGTCGTCAGGGCGCTGCCAAGAAGGTGCGCCGCAAGGAAAAGAAGAACGTCGCTCATGGGCACGCCCACATCAAGAGCACGTTCAACAACACCATCGTTTCGATCACGGACCCCGCGGGCAACGTGATCTCCTGGGCCTCCGCCGGCCACGTCGGCTTCAAGGGCTCGCGCAAGTCCACCCCCTTCGCCGCGCAGATGGCCGCCGAGTCGGCTGCCCGTCGCGCGCAGGAGCACGGCATGCGCAAGGTCGACGTCTTCGTCAAGGGTCCCGGCTCCGGCCGTGAGACCGCGATCCGCTCCCTGCAGGCCACTGGCCTGGAGGTCGGCTCGATCCAGGACGTCACCCCCACCCCGCACAACGGCTGCCGTCCGCCCAAGCGTCGCCGCGTCTGA
- the glmM gene encoding phosphoglucosamine mutase: protein MGRLFGTDGVRGVANADLTAELALGLSVAAAHVLAEAGTFAGHRATAVVGRDPRASGEFLEAAVVAGLASAGVDVLRVGVLPTPAVAYLTGALGADLGVMLSASHNAMPDNGIKFFARGGHKLADELEDRIEAVYEDHRTGAPWDRPTGAGVGRVSDYTEGFDKYVAHLMGVLPNRLDGLKVVLDEAHGAAAYVSPEAFTRAGAEIVTIGAEPDGLNINDGCGSTHLGLLKQAVVEHGADLGIAHDGDADRCLAVDANGEEVDGDQILAVLALAMRESGHLREDTVVATVMSNLGFKLAMESEGINVVQTGVGDRYVLESMKEHGYALGGEQSGHVIILDHATTGDGTLTGLMLAARIAATGTPLAELTGVMTRLPQVLVNVPDVDRSRVTTSGELAAAVADAERELGTTGRVLLRPSGTEPLVRVMVEAADIEQARSVAGRLADVVKSALG from the coding sequence GTGGGACGACTCTTCGGGACGGACGGTGTACGAGGCGTCGCCAACGCGGATCTGACGGCCGAGCTCGCGCTCGGCCTCTCCGTGGCGGCCGCGCACGTACTGGCCGAGGCGGGCACCTTCGCCGGGCACAGGGCCACCGCGGTGGTGGGCCGGGACCCCCGGGCCTCGGGCGAGTTCCTGGAGGCCGCAGTCGTCGCCGGCCTCGCGAGCGCGGGCGTGGACGTCCTGCGCGTCGGTGTGCTGCCCACCCCGGCGGTGGCGTATCTCACCGGTGCGCTGGGCGCCGACCTCGGCGTCATGCTCTCGGCCAGCCACAACGCCATGCCCGACAACGGCATCAAGTTCTTCGCGCGCGGCGGTCACAAGCTCGCCGACGAGCTGGAGGACCGGATCGAGGCGGTCTACGAGGACCACCGCACGGGTGCTCCCTGGGACCGCCCGACGGGCGCCGGTGTCGGCCGCGTCTCCGACTACACCGAGGGCTTCGACAAGTACGTCGCCCACCTCATGGGTGTCCTGCCCAACCGTCTCGACGGCCTCAAGGTCGTCCTGGACGAGGCGCACGGCGCGGCCGCCTACGTCTCGCCCGAGGCCTTCACCCGGGCCGGCGCGGAGATCGTCACCATCGGTGCCGAGCCCGACGGCCTGAACATCAACGACGGCTGCGGCTCCACCCACCTCGGTCTGCTGAAGCAGGCCGTCGTCGAGCACGGCGCCGACCTCGGCATCGCGCACGACGGGGACGCCGACCGCTGCCTCGCCGTGGACGCGAACGGCGAGGAGGTCGACGGGGACCAGATCCTCGCGGTGCTGGCGCTGGCGATGCGCGAGTCCGGGCACCTGCGCGAGGACACCGTCGTCGCCACCGTGATGTCGAACCTGGGCTTCAAGCTGGCCATGGAGTCCGAGGGCATCAACGTCGTGCAGACCGGCGTCGGCGACCGGTACGTCCTGGAGTCGATGAAGGAGCACGGGTACGCGCTGGGCGGCGAGCAGTCCGGCCACGTGATCATCCTCGACCACGCCACCACCGGCGACGGCACTCTGACCGGCCTGATGCTGGCGGCCCGGATCGCGGCCACCGGTACGCCGCTGGCCGAGCTGACCGGGGTCATGACGCGGCTGCCGCAGGTGCTGGTCAACGTCCCCGACGTGGACAGGTCGCGGGTCACCACCTCGGGCGAGCTGGCCGCGGCCGTCGCCGACGCGGAGCGGGAGCTGGGCACGACCGGGCGCGTACTGCTGCGTCCGTCGGGCACGGAGCCCCTCGTGCGGGTGATGGTGGAGGCCGCCGACATCGAGCAGGCCCGCTCGGTCGCGGGGCGCCTCGCGGACGTCGTGAAGTCGGCGCTCGGCTAG